One stretch of Leishmania infantum JPCM5 genome chromosome 24 DNA includes these proteins:
- a CDS encoding putative protein kinase, which yields MDEVSVLNYLGPHPQIVRFLGSYTTSKNTSFFTMELMDSDVGRELREGNATLHEEGVCAAIAYSVLLALEEMHSHAVAHRDVKPGNILLKRLTEPEEWACIYLPRDDFRARLLPKSSAVSAFDPKLCTSKEASSHEVAPAIRSANDNASYVKAALGDFSAAHSTRCADNVAFFDTRGTLHYKSPEQLMGKRSVVSENFAAVDLWGLGCTLYEMVTGTRPFPGSSELQVLMSILDALGSDIQSFPVATKHAALFDEIPASPAFVNLLQRLLCLDPTRRCTAKEALRHSFLASIRDSALRCADAERQISTDRLPYVIGIPLTLKYASFTHIPELRFSRISRTPLKATESTPSELSAPQQPPANGCPAPPSASDTEIAALTVVAEREAAAETRSKHRDVNHWSDGATTTLWGREGDCEDQEEKETPSKKPPQQHCSDTTGTSFLSESSYLHWSEIRPATRPSAPPLLKPLQHKENRVRSSSGCRAVAFFGNAAVGSTPSPSTSANDPQQQPQSLSGSMHRTVDVASRNTVSRALNISDSSVKGVRTERSASHVDFDLSPVAATQLFSTETDTSACLVPHPAAAFLPRRTQPVLQLASGSTFTASNLRANSSFERENLMVGRCGGNGTSTSAAVGVAGPTGVIHAGRCSTPRQHHGQRPTALSGRALCFSEETDPFTRRSWGSSAGQQSCLNSLLTSPAPVGQRAVEECSPQPSPIRPIGVATRSPSGLPVAADRSGLFLDDSGVGLGWIGMPPTTSAAQESIGAGACEAVAALMPALARDVSRGSEAGAAVAPMLYPVRLQPSWNASSTTATGIVQPSNSPCVRRCVHLLEPPPGGCSRSRTCSAVALTMGVTTAAVAERPDASCSSQQQQPTTSPASTGRRDASSSRIMPLPIPLSVATVCQSAQQSLCAPTPRSRTPTSRALHETPRTQRFSCPTSALRTGYAGHKNGNQRGSSQPQDALTSCVDGGDDILSAAPFLCNQDVNASVTHLAHKVCASVGLTGSGSGAAPTLRCAAASPLGSLVACTHSSQRHCTPSSSDPAPEIAVSINCDGCNHPAVANEASPTPNVTVVRASRAMLSTGGPHTPLPVHGSASPLSQPCDAPLLQLSSASLDSHRRSVKGHESDRIETPQSKRRESMKRAREEAMDSEDVAAVRQSARVV from the coding sequence ATGGACGAAGTATCGGTTTTGAATTACCTTGGGCCTCATCCACAGATTGTTCGGTTTCTGGGCAGCTACACAACGTCGAAGAACACAAGCTTTTTTACCATGGAGTTGATGGACAGTGACGTTGGACGGGAGCTGAGAGAAGGGAACGCAACCCTGCacgaggagggcgtgtgtgctgccATTGCGTACTCTGTCTTGCTCGCGCTAGAGGAGATGCACTCTCACGCTGTAGCGCACCGAGACGTCAAGCCTGGCAATATTTTGCTGAAGCGTCTCACAGAACCAGAAGAATGGGCGTGCATTTACCTTCCAAGGGATGACTTCAGGGCACGTCTACTGCCAAAATCGTCGGCCGTGTCGGCTTTCGATCCGAAACTTTGCACGAGTAAGGAAGCATCTAGTCACGAGGTTGCGCCGGCCATCCGAAGCGCAAATGACAATGCATCGTATGTCAAAGCTGCACTGGGGGATTTCAGCGCGGCTCACAGTACTCGCTGCGCCGACAACGTGGCCTTTTTCGACACTCGTGGAACACTTCACTACAAATCCCCGGAGCAACTCATGGGCAAGCGCAGTGTCGTCTCCGAGAACTTTGCTGCTGTTGACCTGTGGGGGCTAGGCTGCACCCTATATGAGATGGTCACCGGCACGCGACCGTTCCCGGGCAGTAGTGAGCTGCAGGTGCTCATGAGCATTTTAGATGCCTTGGGGAGTGACATTCAGTCGTTCCCGGTGGCGACCAAACACGCCGCACTCTTCGACGAAATTCCCGCATCGCCTGCATTTGTGAACTTattgcagcgcctcctctgtctcGATCCGACGCGGCGCTGTACGGCGAAGGAGGCTCTGCGCCACTCGTTTTTAGCCTCCATTCGCGACAGCGCCTTGCGCTGTGCCGATGCGGAGCGCCAAATCTCGACCGATCGCCTGCCGTATGTGATCGGGATCCCATTGACGCTCAAGTACGCATCTTTCACACACATTCCCGAACTTCGCTTTAGTCGCATTTCTCGGACCCCGTTGAAAGCAACGGAGTCAACTCCTTCAGAGCTAAGCGCGCCTCAGCAACCTCCTGCGAACGGCTGCCCTGCGCCTCCATCTGCTTCAGACACTGAAATCGCTGCCCTCACCGTTGTAGCCGAGCGCGAGGCCGCTGCCGAAACAAGATCCAAGCATCGAGACGTGAATCACTGGAGCGATGGAGCCACTACTACACTATGGGGGCGTGAAGGAGATTGCGAGGAccaagaagaaaaggagacACCGTCGaagaagccgccgcagcagcactgctcCGACACCACCGGGACTTCTTTCCTGAGCGAGAGTTCGTACCTGCACTGGAGCGAAATTCGCCCCGCCACGCGGCCCtccgcgcctccgctgctgaaGCCGCTTCAGCACAAGGAAAATAGAGTACGGAGTAGCAGCGGTTGCAGAGCAGTGGCGTTCTTTGGCAACGCCGCCGTTGGCAGCACACCATCCCCGTCCACGAGTGCAAATGacccacagcagcagccgcaatCCCTTTCGGGATCGATGCATCGAACCGTCGACGTTGCAAGCCGAAACACCGTCTCACGCGCCCTTAACATCAGTGACTCAAGCGTAAAAGGTGTTCGAACCGAACGCAGTGCTTCGCACGTCGACTTTGACCTCAGCCCCGTCGCAGCTACTCAGCTTTTCAGCACAGAGACGGACACGAGTGCGTGCTTGGTGCCGCACCCGGCCGCCGCTTtcctgccgcgccgcacgcagccAGTTCTACAGCTGGCAAGCGGCAGCACTTTTACGGCAAGCAACCTGCGAGCCAACTCGTCCTTTGAGCGCGAAAACCTTATGGTaggccggtgcggcggcaacggAACATCTACGTCAGCCGCCGTGGGCGTTGCAGGCCCAACGGGTGTCATCCACGCaggacgctgcagcactccgcgccagcaccacggACAGCGCCCGACCGCCCTCTCGGGCCGCGCGCTTTGCTTTTCGGAAGAGACGGACCCCTTTACCCGCCGTAGCTGGGGCTCTAGTGCCGGCCAGCAGAGCTGCTTGAACTCACTCTTGACGTCCCCGGCTCCTGTGGGGCAGCGGGCGGTCGAAGAATGCTCACCACAGCCGTCGCCGATTCGTCCCATCGGCGTTGCCACAAGGTCGCCGTCGGGGTTGCCTGTTGCGGCAGACCGCAGCGGCTTGTTTTTGGACGACTCCGGCGTAGGTCTGGGGTGGATCGGGATGCCACCTACGACCTCGGCAGCGCAGGAGagcatcggcgccggcgcctgtgaagcggtggcggcgctgatgccGGCACTGGCGCGTGATGTAAGTAGAGGCTCAGAAGCaggtgcagcggtggcgccaaTGCTTTACCCGGTACGCCTCCAGCCGTCGTGGAatgcgagcagcaccacggcGACCGGGATTGTGCAGCCTTCAAACTCGCCGTGTGTACGCCGGTGTGTGCACCTCCTCGAGCCACCACCTGGCGGTTGTTCGCGCAGCCGTACCTGTTCCGCTGTAGCGCTGACGATGGGCGTGACTACTGCCGCTGTAGCTGAGCGACCAGAcgcgtcgtgcagcagccagcaacagcagccaaCGACCAGCCCCGCTTCCACTGGCCGCAGAGACGCGTCGAGTTCGCGTATAATGCCGCTGCCGATTCCGCTCTCGGTGGCCACCGTCTGTcagtcggcgcagcagtcgctCTGCGCACCGACGCCACGATCACGCACACCGACCAGCCGCGCGCTCCATGagacgccacgcacgcagcgcttCTCTTGCCCTACGTCTGCGCTGCGGACGGGGTACGCTGGTCATAAGAACGGCAACCAGCGGGGTAGCTCGCAGCCACAGGATGCCCTCACGTCTTGTGTGGACGGTGGCGACGATATTCTCAGCGCCGCTCCGTTTTTGTGCAATCAGGATGTTAATGCGTCCGTGACTCACCTGGCGCACAAAGTCTGCGCGAGCGTCGGCCTGACAGGATCTGGTAGTGGCGCCGCACCGACTttgcgctgcgcggccgcgtcgccgctgggCTCGCTGGTTGCGTGTACTCACTCTTCCCAGCGTCACTGCACCCCGTCGTCAAGCGACCCTGCACCGGAGATCGCTGTGTCGATCAACTGTGACGGCTGCAACCACCCCGCAGTGGCGAACGAGGCCTCCCCAACACCTAATGTCACCGTTGTGCGTGCATCGAGGGCGATGCTTTCCACGGGAGGCCCACATacgccgctgcccgtgcATGGCTCCGCATCGCCTCTCTCGCAGCCTTGCGATGCTCCCTTGCTTCAGTTGAGCTCTGCCAGCCTCGACAGCCACCGCCGGTCAGTGAAGGGCCACGAGAGTGACCGCATAGAGACGCCGCAAAGCAAACGGCGTGAGTCCATGAAGCGAGCGCGCGAGGAGGCTATGGACAGCGAAGACGTAGCCGCGGTGCGGCAGAGCGCGCGGGTTGTGTGA
- a CDS encoding putative signal recognition particle yields MVLAELGQKIGQAIHRMSAKSMLGEDDVKELMNEIARALLQADVNVTIVKKLQVSIKTELALAEEGAGLNKRKILQNAVFNGLKRILDPGVKPFIPVKGKQNVVMFVGLQGSGKTTSCTKYAVYFQRKGFKTALVCADTFRAGAYDQLRQNATKAKVRFYGSLTEADPVAIAKEGVAELKKEKYDLIIVDTSGRHKQESALFEEMKQVEEAVKPNDIVFVMSATDGQAVEEQARNFKEMVAVGSVIVTKLDCQTKGGGALSAVAATRSPIVFIGTGEHFEDFDLFNPERFVQKMLGMGDIGGLMDTMRDANIDGNEEVYKRLQDGLFTMRDMYEHLQNVLKMGSVGKIMEMLPGMSGHAATAGQQGDIALKGFIHMLDSMTVAELDEAKVKKMMTPSRMHRIARGSGHSVVEVQNLIISYTKFEEIVKKMGKINFKAMMQDSSGPAAGHMGQQQMGQLAKLLNPNMLRQIGGVGGLQGMMKQLQQSMGGGAGGAGGMPDMSAMANMMQMMQQHQKPPRR; encoded by the coding sequence ATGGTCTTGGCAGAGCTGGGTCAGAAAATCGGGCAGGCGATCCATCGCATGTCCGCCAAGTCGATGCTGGGTGAGGATGACGTGAAGGAGCTGATGAACGAGatcgcgcgtgcgctgctgcaagcaGACGTGAACGTCACCATTGTGAAAAAGCTTCAGGTGAGCATCAAGACGGAGCTGGCGCtagcggaggagggcgctGGACTGAACAAGCGCAAGATCCTTCAGAACGCTGTCTTCAACGGCCTCAAGCGCATCCTCGACCCCGGGGTGAAGCCGTTCATACCGGTGAAGGGGAAGCAAAATGTTGTGATGTTTGTGGGCCTGCAAGGGTCCGGCAAGACGACATCGTGCACGAAGTACGCCGTCTACTTTCAGCGCAAGGGTTTCAAAACGGCGCTGGTGTGCGCCGACACGTTCCGCGCTGGCGCGTACGATCAGCTGCGTCAGAACGCGACCAAGGCCAAGGTACGCTTTTACGGGTCACTGACGGAGGCAGACCCGGTAGCGATCGCCAAGGAAGGTGTGGCAGAACTCAAGAAGGAGAAGTACGACCTCATCATCGTAGACACAAGTGGACGCCATAAGCAGGAGTCGGCGCTCTTCGAGGAGATGAAGCAGGTCGAGGAAGCCGTGAAGCCGAACGACATAGTCTTCGTCATGTCCGCGACAGACGGCCAGGCGGtagaggagcaggcacgcaaCTTCAAGGAAATGGTTGCTGTCGGGTCGGTCATTGTCACGAAGCTAGACTGCCAGACcaagggcggcggtgcgctctccgccgtggcggcgacgcgcagccCCATCGTCTTCATCGGCACCGGCGAGCACTTCGAGGACTTCGACCTCTTTAATCCGGAGCGGTTTGTGCAGAAGATGTTGGGCATGGGCGACATAGGCGGGCTGATGGACACGATGCGCGACGCCAACATCGACGGCAACGAGGAGGTCTACAAGCGCCTGCAGGACGGCCTGTTCACAATGCGTGACATGTACGAGCATCTGCAGAACGTGCTCAAGATGGGCTCCGTTGGTAAAATCATGGAAATGCTGCCCGGGATGTCGGGCCACGCCGCTACGGCGGGTCAGCAGGGCGACATTGCGCTGAAGGGGTTTATCCACATGCTAGACAGCATGACGGTCGCCGAGCTGGATGAAGCCAAGGTGAAGAAGATGATGACACCATCCCGCATGCACCGCatcgcgcgcggcagcggccactcCGTCGTCGAGGTGCAGAACCTGATTATTAGCTACACGAAGTTTGAGGAGATCGTGAAGAAGATGGGCAAGATAAACTTCAAGGCCATGATGCAGGACTCCTCCGGCCCCGCCGCGGGGCACATGGGGCAACAGCAGATGGGTCAGCTGGCGAAGCTGCTCAACCCGAACATGCTACGGCAGATCGGCGGCGTGGGTGGACTGCAGGGGATGATGAAGCAGCTTCAGCAGAGcatgggtggtggtgcgggcggcgcaggcgggATGCCAGATATGTCTGCCATGGCAAACATGATGCAGAtgatgcagcagcatcagaaaccgccgcggcggtga
- a CDS encoding hypothetical predicted transmembrane protein, producing the protein MLGRSRATRFIVPSSSSPELPRFLTEREKPILATSGDLYAFVIEYDHRSTMLRLGRSPVHSDFFSRYLFSGSPLAGVLTAGGVALFVLTFGYHVGKPVVDAHREFFWKRADAAHGKRSGESTEGAAAEEKGRDSLSPVEEFDDLIEVKGEEG; encoded by the coding sequence ATGCTTGGCCGTTCTCGCGCCACTCGCTTCATCGTTccgagcagctcctcgccggAGCTGCCACGGTTCCTGaccgagagggagaagccAATCCtcgccaccagcggcgacCTCTACGCATTTGTAATAGAGTATgaccaccgcagcaccatGCTCCGCTTGGGTCGGAGCCCCGTTCACAGCGACTTCTTTTCGCGTTACTTGTTCAGCGGCTCGCCTCTGGCTGGCGTCTTgaccgccggcggcgtcgctctctTTGTGCTCACTTTTGGGTACCACGTCGGCAAACCAGTTGTCGATGCCCACCGCGAGTTCTTCTGGAAGAGGGCAGATGCCGCCCACGGCAAGCGCAGCGGTGAAAGCACAGaaggggcggcggctgaggagaaggggagggacAGCCTCAGCCCAGTGGAAGAGTTCGACGACCTCATCGAGgtgaagggagaggaggggtaG
- a CDS encoding myo-inositol/proton symporter (MIT) has translation MRASVMLCAALGGFLFGYDTGVINAALFQMKDHFGFSEHSWQYALIVAIAIAGAFVGAFISGFISAAFGRRPCIAVADALFVIGSVLMGAAPNVEVVLVSRVIVGLAIGISSATIPVYLAEVTSPKHRGATIVLNNLFLTGGQFVAAGFTAIMVVFTSKNIGWRVAIGIGALPAVVQAFCLLFFLPESPRWLLSKGHADRAKAVADKFEVDLCEFQEGDELPSVSIDYRPLMARDMRFRVVLSSGLQIIQQFSGINTIMYYSSVILYDAGFRDAIMPVVLSIPLAFMNALFTAVAIFTVDRFGRRRMLLISVFGCLVLLVVIAIIGFFIGTRISYSVGGGLFLALLAVFLALYAPGIGCIPWVIMGEIFPTHLRTSAASVATMANWGANVLVSQVFPILMGAIGVGGTFTIISGLMALGCIFVYFFAVETKGLTLEQIDNMFRKRAGLPPRFHEEGESGESGAGYREDGDLGRLATEDVCDLSSLGNRVVSFAKAEDAFTEVAMPDRHAVSNKFEERATSSSSDPQSLENQDEVRQAAIKAAPHEPK, from the coding sequence ATGCGAGCATCTGTCATGCTATGTGCCGCCTTGGGCGGTTTTCTCTTCGGCTATGACACGGGCGTCATAAATGCTGCCCTGTTCCAGATGAAGGACCACTTCGGCTTCAGCGAGCATTCGTGGCAGTACGCCCTCATCGTCGCCATTGCCATCGCTGGTGCCTTCGTTGGCGCCTTTATTTCTGGCTTCATCTCTGCCGCCTTTGGTCGCCGTCCATGCATCGCCGTGGCGGACGCCCTGTTCGTTATCGGCTCTGTGCTTATGGGCGCTGCCCCAAATGTGGAAGTGGTGCTCGTGTCGCGCGTCATCGTCGGTTTGGCTATCGGTATCAGCTCTGCCACCATTCCAGTGTACCTGGCGGAAGTAACATCGCCGAAGCACCGTGGCGCCACCATCGTTCTCAACAACCTGTTTCTGACAGGTGGCCAGTTTGTTGCGGCCGGTTTCACCGCGATCATGGTCGTCTTCACGAGCAAGAACATCGGTTGGCGTGTGGCGATCGGCATAGGCGCGTTGCCGGCTGTCGTTCAGGCGTTctgcctcctctttttcctgCCGGAGAGCCCACGCTGGCTTCTCTCGAAGGGCCACGCGGACCGCGCCAAGGCGGTAGCGGACAAGTTCGAGGTGGACCTCTGCGAGTTCCAGGAGGGCGATGAGCTGCCGTCCGTCAGCATCGACTATCGCCCGCTGATGGCGCGCGACATGCGCTTCCGCGTGGTGCTCAGCTCTGGGCTGCAGATCATTCAGCAGTTTTCGGGTATCAACACCATCATGTACTACAGCTCTGTGATCCTGTACGACGCCGGCTTCCGAGACGCCATCATGCCAGTCGTTCTGTCCATCCCGCTCGCCTTCATGAATGCCCTCTTCACGGCGGTAGCCATCTTCACGGTCGACCGCTTTGGTCGCCGCCGCATGCTGCTCATCTCCGTCTTTGGCTGccttgtgctgctggtggtgatTGCCATAATTGGCTTCTTCATCGGCACGCGCATCTCGTACTCCGTTGGCGGCGGACTTTTCttggcgctgctcgccgtcTTTCTCGCCTTGTACGCGCCTGGCATTGGCTGCATCCCGTGGGTGATCATGGGCGAGATCTTTCCTACGCACCTGCGGACATCGGCGGCATCCGTCGCGACCATGGCGAACTGGGGGGCCAACGTACTCGTGTCGCAGGTGTTTCCGATCCTGATgggcgccatcggcgtcggcggcaccTTCACGATCATCTCCGGTCTCATGGCCCTCGGCTGCATATTTGTCTACTTCTTCGCCGTGGAGACGAAGGGGCTCACGCTGGAGCAGATCGACAACATGTTCCGCAAGCGCGCcggcctgccgccgcgcttccacgaggaaggcgagagcggcgaAAGCGGTGCCGGTTACCGCGAAGACGGCGACCTCGGCCGCCTGGCGACGGAGGATGTCTGTGACCTGTCCTCGTTGGGCAACCGGGTTGTGTCCTTTGCCAAAGCGGAGGACGCCTTCACGGAGGTGGCAATGCCCGATCGCCACGCCGTGTCCAACAAGTttgaagagagagcgacgagCTCTTCCTCAGATCCCCAGTCGCTCGAAAACCAGGACGAGGTGCGGCAAGCAGCCATCAAAGCAGCTCCGCACGAGCCCAAGTAG
- a CDS encoding putative mitochondrial translocase subunit, whose amino-acid sequence MNPNQPPRRKTAFNEEFDVMQAIQEDRMAYHASIACHERCVHNYFFNNFYWREKTCMENCLDKINQATVITNINYGKFEDVESKK is encoded by the coding sequence ATGAACCCCAATCAGCCGCCGAGGCGCAAGACCGCCTTTAATGAGGAGTTCGATGTGATGCAGGCCATTCAAGAGGACCGCATGGCCTACCACGCCAGCATCGCGTGCCACGAGCGGTGCGTGCACAACTACTTCTTCAATAACTTCTACTGGCGAGAGAAGACGTGCATGGAAAATTGCCTAGATAAGATCAACCAGGCGACTGTCATCACGAACATCAACTACGGCAAGTTCGAAGACGTCGAGTCGAAGAAGTGA
- a CDS encoding hypothetical predicted multi-pass transmembrane protein, with translation MSRKRRQRAATVSGTPFPVSLASAASSASSEQLPNGTTRSRTKCRENGDGCCVSARHSPHPEPPSLSRSEAVRAAHSRVSSSGSGAIHREEPSVVGMEDFPSPVPYLRRVASSDGYLNGSRHGKSFAVSERPPNGSARVGITAMQNATYCGNWSQVVLGATSAIMFLLVLCVSYALYILVTPYGQSIMNGVLLSIVMHPQSRLRSSLYMGTAVDRMTRMQQRWVVRGRLMGLVGSWLSLCHFASFVVMQGTFFLGLDKIHVHAHSALLEEASAAGRGAGVGVKGASTRTMPRCPYASHGATNPATQSAASTTRQGGAGGVSRPAGTSTSSTAASRAPPSTGVPPAQLHRRLVSTPRGRRALRWLTISIIVIVAHLLVGVTYFALLHAALGVVFAVTVPFLPADTFVSSMGRLWRAAVLLFFVVGLTLNLTADVLSISEAVRRTTSAVVGSGGGGRDDAAMVAPSTSNVGDGVVTVLGVENCTPTAPFAKVAVTGDSVASGEDATSEAAAAATSRADVDALSVLGEYRSRIEAFLIGKIQDLVVQELADMFSDGNVSKMVETLMEVLPPQLRAVVTRDDTVLAALEKSTSEGDTSSLSGGEDSTHEKAAAQPLSWRAVLANARGLRPASAIKSLVYDSLSGTSARTLNSASDTSVRGAAAAVHKVEINWLTVSRLMASRLLPYVEHALRLFFRVGSNLLGLFDSIYAVILFVFCYRYLTQLEHTVLYYGVAKLLRVMQPELGDHHARNIEQDITVSFITLLQSFWHLTWFHFCITFCAFKLWGFPTPFLLGLVSVVLALFPLVPKWLSPCSIALVYMLVQLGSLVTSEGTSCSGSCGPGEAHAAASTVIPLLSFPPGRSWIEVLVWGKPYALHYTRALSFGLAVLLECGDEWLLCVSRGLRGGFFTEADGKGREQLQPFVIGTALVLGFVAYGTRGIVFGPLTVIVARVLFDNWDIVLANREPGRLTLPPSSFVGVEGNDDEETSMVESP, from the coding sequence ATGTCGCGAAaacgacggcagcgggcgGCCACTGTCAGCGGTACCCCCTTCCCCGTCTCCCTCGCCTCTGCGGCCTCATCAGCATCGTCTGAGCAGCTGCCGAACGGCACAACTCGTAGTCGCACAAAATGCAGAGAGAATGGCGACGGGTGTTGTGTGTCAGCGCGGCACAGCCCGCATCCAGAGCCTCCGTCCCTCTCCCGCTCAGAGGCTGTCCGTGCGGCTCATTCAcgcgtgagcagcagcggcagcggcgccattCATCGCGAAGAGCCGTCGGTGGTGGGTATGGAGGACTTCCCTTCCCCTGTGCCGTACCTCCGTCGCGTCGCCAGCTCTGACGGGTATCTTAATGGCAGTAGGCACGGCAAGTCCTTCGCTGTAAGTGAACGTCCGCCAAATGGCAGCGCAAGGGTGGGCATTACGGCCATGCAGAATGCCACTTACTGCGGCAACTGGTCTCAGGTGGTCCTCGGGGCCACCTCTGCCATCATGTTCCTCCTTGTTCTCTGCGTCAGCTACGCCCTTTACATTCTCGTCACCCCGTATGGACAGAGCATCATGAACGGCGTGCTACTCTCCATCGTCATGCACCCGCAGAGCCGCCTGCGGTCGTCACTCTACATGGGCACTGCTGTCGATCGTATGACGCgcatgcagcagcgctgggTGGTGCGGGGGCGGTTGATGGGCCTTGTCGGTTCGTGGCTATCCTTGTGCCACTTCGCGTCCTTTGTGGTGATGCAGGGGACCTTCTTCTTGGGCCTCGACAAGAtccacgtgcacgcacactcaGCGCTCCTGGAAGAGGCCTCCGCAGCTGGACGTGGTGCCGGAGTGGGCGTCAAGGGCGCCAGCACGCGCACCATGCCGCGTTGCCCATACGCCTCCCATGGCGCAACCAATCCAGCGACGCAGTCAGCTGCATCGACCACGCGACAAGggggcgctggcggcgtgtCGCGCCCCGCGGGGACCTCCACATCCTCGACGGCCGCCTCGAGAGCACCTCCTTCGACGGGCGTACCGCCAGCCCAGCTTCACCGACGCCTCGTGTCCACCCCGCGCGGGCGCCGTGCCCTGCGCTGGCTCACCATCTCCATCATCGTCATTGTTGCCCACTTGCTGGTTGGTGTCACCTATTTTGCGCTCCTTCACGCTGCTTTGGGTGTTGTGTTTGCCGTCACGGTGCCCTTCCTGCCTGCTGACACCTTCGTCAGCTCCATGGGGCGCCTGTGGCGGGCTGCAGTCCTCCTGTTCTTCGTGGTGGGCCTCACTCTTAACTTGACGGCTGATGTACTGTCCATCAGCGAGGCGGTGCGACGCACCACATCTGCTGTCGtaggcagcggtggcggtggcagggATGATGCGGCCATGGTAGCTCCGTCCACCTCTAACGTCGGTGATGGAGTTGTAACGGTGCTGGGTGTGGAGAACTGCACCCCGACTGCGCCGTTTGCGAAGGTGGCCGTCACGGGCGACAGCGTAGCAAGCGGGGAGGACGCAacgagcgaggcggccgcggcggcgacgtcgcgcgCCGACGTGGACGCGCTGAGTGTGTTGGGTGAGTACCGCAGCCGTATCGAGGCCTTCCTCATTGGCAAGATCCAGGACCTCGTCGTGCAGGAGTTGGCGGATATGTTCAGCGACGGCAACGTCTCGAAGATGGTCGAGACGCTCATGGAGGTGCttccgccgcagctgcgcgcggtggTGACGCGCGATGACACGGTGCTCGCTGCACTTGAGAAGTCGACTAGCGAGGGCGACACCTCGTCATtgagcggaggagaggacaGCACTCACGAAaaggctgctgcgcagccgctctcgTGGCGCGCTGTGCTGGCGAATGCGCGTGGCCTGCGCCCCGCAAGCGCCATCAAGTCGCTCGTCTACGACTCCCTCTCGGGCACGTCTGCCAGGACTCTCAACAGCGCGAGTGACACGAGtgtccgcggcgcggcggcggcggtccaCAAGGTAGAGATCAACTGGCTCACCGTCTCCCGCCTGATGGCATCTCGCCTGCTGCCCTACGTCGAGCACGCGCTGCGTCTGTTCTTCCGAGTTGGCTCCAATCTGCTCGGCCTCTTCGACAGCATCTACGCCGTCattctctttgttttctgctACCGCTACCTCACCCAGCTCGAGCACACAGTGCTCTACTACGGCGTGGCGAAGTTGCTGCGCGTGATGCAGCCGGAGCTGGGCGATCACCACGCCCGCAACATTGAGCAGGACATCACAGTCTCCTTCATCACGCTTCTGCAGTCGTTCTGGCACCTGACGTGGTTTCACTTCTGCATTACGTTCTGCGCCTTCAAACTCTGGGGATTCCCGACGCCGTTTTTGTTGGGGCTCGTCTCCGTCGTCCTAGCGCTCTTTCCGCTCGTACCGAAGTGGTTGAGCCCGTGCTCCATCGCGCTGGTGTACATGCTGGTGCAGCTCGGATCGCTCGTCACCTCTGAAGGGACGAGTTGCAGTGGCAGCTGCGGGCCAGgggaggcgcacgcggctGCTTCGACCGTCATTCCTCTCCTCTCGTTCCCGCCTGGCCGATCGTGGATCGAGGTTCTCGTGTGGGGCAAGCCTTATGCTCTCCACTACACCCGCGCCCTCAGTTTTGGCCTGGCCGTCCTGCTGGAGTGCGGCGACGAATGGCTTCTCTGCGTCTCGCGAGGactgcgcggcggcttctTCACGGAGGCCGACGGGAAGggccgcgagcagctgcagccctTTGTGATCGGGacagcgctggtgctgggATTTGTTGCCTACGGCACCCGCGGCATCGTCTTCGGCCCTTTGACGGTCATCGTCGCGCGCGTACTCTTCGATAACTGGGACATTGTGCTGGCGAACCGCGAGCCCGGCCGTCTGACCTtaccgccgtcgtcgtttGTGGGTGTGGAAGggaacgacgacgaggaaaCCTCGATGGTGGAATCACCATAG